The genomic segment TTGAGCAAGCAGCAGATTATGGACATTCGATTGAACGTGAATATGGCTGGCTTGCAGTACATGGTTTCTTACATATCAATGGCTATGACCACTATACGCCTGAGGAAGAGGCAGAGATGTTTGGACTTCAAGAGGAGATTTTGACTGCCTATGGACTCACACGATAAAGATTTTAAAGTTTATGACAAGAAGGATTTCAAAAATCCGAATGACAAAAATGCTAATTCACGCGATAAGTGGAAAAATAGAGATGTTTTTTCAAGTTTGAATTTTGCTTTGACAGGGATTTTGACTGCTTTTCGTTATGAGCGAAATATGAGAAAGCATGCTCTGTCAGCGATTATAGCAATTGCTTTCGGGATATTTTTCAAAATTTCAGAGTTTGAGTGGTTATTTCTGCTTTTATCTATTTTTCTTGTTTTTATGGCGGAACTTTTTAATTCGGCGATTGAAAATGTGGTCGATTTAGCCTCTGATTATCAGTTTCATATGCGGGCAAAACGTGCAAAAGATATGGCAGCTGGAGCAGTCCTTGTGATTTCAGGGTTTGCGATTGTGGTTGGCTTGATTGTCTTCCTCCCTAAAATTTGGAGCTTAATTTTTAAATGATGGATAAAGAAACAGAATTTTTAAATATTTTGCAGCAAAATACAGAACTGATGATGATTGTTGAGGAAGTATCAAAACTAAATTTACCTCATTGGTACATTGCTGCCGGAAGTGTTTTTCAAACGGTATGGAATGCTCAGGAGGGCAAGCCATTGATGAATGGTGTTCATGATATAGATCTTGTTTATTTTGATTCGCATTTGTCAGCTGATGAATCTAAAATTGCTGACAAAGCTTTGGAAAGTTGTTTGTCAGTAAAATTTGGTTATCAGTTTGACGTACACAATGAAGCTCAAATGCATCTTTGGCATGGTACTGACAGATTACCCTATACGAGCTGTGAAAATGCAATTGAACGCTGGATTGCAACGGTTCATGCTATCGGTATTACTCAGACACAGGCAGGGATTCGTTATTTTGCACCCTATGGTTTAGATGATATTTTTTCAAGAACAATTCGTCCATTGGTGCATGATGATATCACACGTGAGATGTATCTTGCTAAGGCAAAAAAATGGCAAGAAAGATTTCAAGGATTGACTGTACTTTCTTGGCCTGATGATAAACACTAAAATTACTGACAGAAATTCTGTCAGTATTCTCAACAAATCTATCATTAAAAAAGTGTACTGACAACTTTCTATCAGTACGCTTTTTTATCAAATTTAATAAAATTTCTCAAATATGCGATTCTTTTTTGTAACGTTCAAGTTCTTCAGCTGCTAAATTTGCAAGTCCAAAACACTCCAAAACTTTAAAAGCATCGATACAACGTTCAACATCTGCTAAATGTTCAGAATTAGATTGCTTACGAAACTTGTAAAGTGCTTTAAAATAAGCAAACATAGCTCGCTCATACATATTATAATCTGGCAAGACATGAGCTTCCAAGTAATTAAAAATTTCACGCAGAGGTCCAAAGTGTTTATTTGCAATGAAAATACGAATTACAGAAAGTAGTGCGGCATCAATCTTTCCTTGTAAAATCTCCCAATTTCTCACTTGAACTTTAGGTGAAATCATTTGATTAGTCAAATCAGCCAACTGTTTATCTGAAAATAAAACCGCACAATTCATGAGTATTTCGCACTCAACATACCACCACTGACTAATATTAAGGAGATGGGAGACGAGATGGTCAACATCTGTTTG from the Lactococcus allomyrinae genome contains:
- a CDS encoding diacylglycerol kinase family protein, encoding MDSHDKDFKVYDKKDFKNPNDKNANSRDKWKNRDVFSSLNFALTGILTAFRYERNMRKHALSAIIAIAFGIFFKISEFEWLFLLLSIFLVFMAELFNSAIENVVDLASDYQFHMRAKRAKDMAAGAVLVISGFAIVVGLIVFLPKIWSLIFK
- a CDS encoding nucleotidyltransferase family protein yields the protein MMDKETEFLNILQQNTELMMIVEEVSKLNLPHWYIAAGSVFQTVWNAQEGKPLMNGVHDIDLVYFDSHLSADESKIADKALESCLSVKFGYQFDVHNEAQMHLWHGTDRLPYTSCENAIERWIATVHAIGITQTQAGIRYFAPYGLDDIFSRTIRPLVHDDITREMYLAKAKKWQERFQGLTVLSWPDDKH